A genome region from Coprococcus phoceensis includes the following:
- the pyk gene encoding pyruvate kinase — protein MKKTKIICTMGPNTNDRELMKKLVENGMDIARFNFSHGDHEEQKSRMDMLKAIREEAGKPIAILLDTKGPEIRTGVIKDDKKVTLVEGQKFTLTTKDVEGDANRVSITYEGLVEDVEIGKKILIDDGLIELEVKNITDTDIICRVINGGELGQKKGVNVPNVPVRLPALTEKDRQDIIFGVEQGVDFIAASFVRSAEGVLEIKALLKECGAPHLPVIAKIENAEGIKNIDEIIRCADGIMVARGDLGVEIPAEEVPYLQKMLIQKCNSNYKPVITATQMLDSMMRNPRPTRAEVTDVANAVYDGTDAVMLSGETAQGKYPLEALQMMVHIIENTEEHLDYETLLGKAQAHRKKGISSAIGYSSVATAASLNAKCIVTPTVSGATARVVSKFRPKAPIIGVSPSALTLRKMQLYRGVYPIKSIQLETTEDICEEAINLVSAKQIVEPGDIVVLTAGIPARSEGMAKEGISNMMRIAVVE, from the coding sequence ATGAAGAAGACAAAAATTATTTGTACCATGGGACCAAACACAAACGACAGAGAGTTAATGAAAAAATTAGTCGAAAATGGAATGGACATTGCCCGTTTCAATTTCTCACATGGAGATCATGAAGAACAGAAAAGCAGAATGGATATGCTCAAAGCAATTCGTGAAGAAGCTGGAAAACCAATTGCGATTCTTTTGGATACAAAAGGACCGGAGATTCGTACAGGTGTGATAAAAGATGATAAAAAAGTGACACTTGTAGAGGGACAAAAATTCACATTAACTACAAAAGACGTGGAAGGCGATGCAAATCGAGTTTCCATCACATATGAAGGTCTTGTAGAAGATGTTGAAATCGGAAAGAAAATTTTGATTGATGACGGCTTGATTGAGCTGGAAGTAAAGAATATTACGGATACGGATATTATTTGCCGTGTAATTAACGGTGGTGAACTGGGACAGAAAAAAGGTGTGAATGTGCCGAATGTACCGGTGAGACTTCCTGCACTGACAGAAAAAGACCGTCAGGATATTATTTTTGGTGTGGAACAAGGGGTTGACTTTATTGCGGCGTCGTTTGTGCGTTCGGCAGAAGGCGTTCTTGAGATCAAAGCATTGTTAAAAGAGTGTGGAGCACCACATCTTCCGGTTATTGCCAAGATTGAGAATGCAGAAGGAATTAAAAATATTGATGAGATTATCCGCTGTGCAGACGGAATCATGGTTGCACGTGGAGACCTGGGAGTGGAGATTCCGGCGGAAGAAGTTCCATATCTTCAGAAGATGCTGATCCAAAAATGTAACAGTAACTATAAACCGGTTATTACAGCGACACAGATGTTGGATTCTATGATGAGAAATCCAAGACCGACAAGAGCTGAGGTGACAGATGTTGCCAATGCGGTATATGATGGAACAGATGCGGTGATGCTCTCAGGTGAAACTGCACAGGGAAAATATCCTTTAGAAGCACTTCAGATGATGGTTCACATTATCGAGAATACAGAAGAGCATTTGGATTATGAGACACTTCTTGGAAAAGCACAGGCACATCGCAAAAAAGGAATTTCCAGTGCGATCGGCTACTCATCTGTTGCAACAGCAGCAAGCCTGAATGCAAAATGTATCGTCACACCGACGGTATCCGGTGCAACAGCCAGAGTGGTATCAAAATTCAGACCGAAAGCACCTATTATCGGAGTGAGCCCAAGTGCGCTGACGCTTCGCAAAATGCAGCTTTACAGAGGCGTATATCCAATCAAATCAATTCAGTTGGAGACGACAGAAGATATTTGTGAAGAGGCTATTAATCTTGTAAGTGCAAAACAAATTGTGGAACCGGGAGACATCGTTGTATTGACAGCAGGAATTCCGGCAAGAAGCGAAGGAATGGCAAAAGAGGGAATAAGCAATATGATGCGTATTGCCGTTGTAGAGTAG
- a CDS encoding stage III sporulation protein AB: protein MQKIIGAILIILASGGIGVTKGLELQKYLRELELLKQLFWMLKREIQYTKAPFSEAFSHIGRRMEGAQGEWLLYLAEQIEEKAGATFFELWTESIDRCLIKSQLKNKDKEELKAIGMQMGYLDEQMQLGTIDLYLEQLSFVIQKTREELVMKKRLCNCLGVMGGIFLVIILI, encoded by the coding sequence GTGCAAAAAATTATTGGAGCAATCTTGATCATTCTGGCAAGTGGAGGAATCGGAGTGACAAAAGGACTTGAGCTACAAAAGTATTTGAGAGAACTGGAACTGCTAAAGCAGTTGTTTTGGATGCTGAAAAGAGAAATCCAATATACGAAAGCCCCTTTTTCGGAAGCGTTTTCTCACATTGGAAGGCGCATGGAAGGAGCGCAAGGCGAATGGCTGCTCTATTTGGCGGAGCAGATAGAAGAAAAAGCAGGAGCTACCTTCTTTGAGTTGTGGACAGAGTCAATTGACCGTTGTCTGATAAAGTCGCAGTTAAAAAACAAGGATAAGGAAGAACTGAAAGCAATCGGAATGCAGATGGGGTATTTAGATGAGCAGATGCAGCTGGGGACAATTGATTTGTATTTGGAACAGCTTTCGTTCGTAATTCAAAAGACGAGAGAGGAACTGGTTATGAAAAAGCGACTATGTAACTGTCTTGGTGTGATGGGGGGAATTTTCCTTGTAATTATTCTGATATAA
- a CDS encoding polyribonucleotide nucleotidyltransferase — protein MFKKFEMELAGRTLRVDVGRVAAQANGAALMHYGETVVLSTATASEKPREGIDFFPLSVEYEEKLYAVGKIPGGFNKREGKASENAILTSRVIDRPMRPLFPKDYRNDVTLNNLVLSVDPDCSPELTAMLGSAIATAISDIPFDGPTSTTQVGMIDGEFVFNPNAAQRAVSDMQLTVASTRDKVIMIEAGANEVPEAKMIEAIFAAHEVNQEVIKFIDTIVAECGKEKHAYTSCAVPEELFAAMKEIVTPEEMEVAVFTDEKQVREENLRVIREKLEEAFAENEEWLEILGEALYQYQKKTVRKMILKDHKRPDGRAIDQIRPLAAETDIIPRVHGSAMFTRGQTQICTITTLAPLSEAQRIDGLDEAETSKRYMHHYNFPSYSVGETKPSRGPGRREIGHGALAERALVPVLPTEEEFPYAIRTVSETFESNGSTSQASICASSMSLMAAGVPIKSAVAGISAGLVTGDTDDDYLVLTDIQGLEDFFGDMDFKVAGTHKGITAIQMDIKIHGLTRPIIEEAIARTKQARTYILDEVMAKTIEQPRPEVGPYAPKIRQMQIDPAKIGDVVGQRGKTINAIIEQTGVKIDITDEGSVSVCGVDAQKMDEAMKMIATIVTDFEAGQVFEGKVVSIKEFGAFIEFAPGKEGMVHISKISKERIKHVEDVLTLGDKVKVVCLGKDKMGRISFSMKDVVEE, from the coding sequence ATGTTTAAAAAATTTGAGATGGAATTAGCTGGCAGAACACTTCGTGTAGATGTGGGAAGAGTTGCTGCTCAGGCAAATGGTGCAGCACTGATGCACTATGGGGAGACGGTTGTATTATCAACAGCGACAGCTTCAGAAAAACCGAGAGAAGGAATTGACTTCTTCCCACTCAGTGTTGAATATGAGGAAAAATTATATGCGGTAGGAAAGATTCCGGGAGGATTTAACAAAAGAGAAGGAAAAGCCTCTGAGAATGCAATCCTTACTTCGCGTGTCATCGACAGGCCGATGAGACCGTTGTTCCCGAAAGATTACAGAAATGATGTGACGTTGAACAACCTGGTATTATCTGTTGATCCAGATTGCAGTCCGGAACTGACGGCGATGTTAGGATCTGCAATCGCAACAGCAATTTCGGATATTCCGTTTGACGGACCGACTTCCACTACACAGGTTGGTATGATTGACGGAGAGTTTGTATTTAATCCGAATGCCGCTCAGAGAGCAGTATCAGATATGCAGCTTACAGTTGCTTCCACAAGAGACAAAGTAATCATGATTGAGGCAGGAGCAAATGAGGTTCCGGAAGCGAAGATGATCGAAGCTATTTTTGCAGCTCATGAAGTGAATCAGGAAGTGATTAAATTCATCGATACGATCGTTGCGGAATGTGGGAAAGAAAAACATGCTTATACAAGCTGTGCAGTACCGGAAGAGCTGTTTGCGGCTATGAAAGAGATTGTAACTCCAGAAGAGATGGAAGTTGCAGTGTTTACTGATGAAAAACAAGTAAGAGAAGAGAATCTTCGTGTAATTAGAGAAAAATTAGAAGAAGCATTTGCGGAAAATGAAGAATGGCTTGAAATTTTGGGAGAAGCATTGTATCAGTACCAGAAGAAAACAGTTCGTAAGATGATCTTAAAAGATCACAAACGTCCGGACGGAAGAGCAATCGATCAGATCAGACCGCTTGCTGCTGAGACAGATATCATTCCGAGAGTACATGGTTCTGCTATGTTTACACGTGGACAGACACAGATTTGTACAATCACAACACTGGCACCTTTGTCAGAGGCTCAGAGAATTGATGGGCTGGATGAGGCAGAGACTTCAAAAAGATATATGCACCACTATAACTTCCCGTCATACTCAGTTGGAGAGACAAAACCATCAAGAGGACCGGGACGCCGTGAGATCGGGCATGGAGCACTTGCGGAAAGAGCACTTGTGCCGGTACTTCCGACAGAAGAAGAATTTCCATATGCAATCCGTACTGTTTCTGAGACATTTGAGTCAAATGGTTCTACTTCACAGGCAAGTATCTGCGCATCTAGTATGTCACTGATGGCGGCAGGTGTACCGATCAAATCAGCTGTTGCGGGTATCTCAGCAGGTCTTGTAACAGGTGATACAGACGATGATTATCTTGTGCTTACAGATATTCAGGGATTAGAAGATTTCTTTGGGGATATGGACTTTAAGGTTGCAGGTACACACAAAGGTATCACAGCAATTCAGATGGATATCAAGATTCATGGTTTGACAAGACCGATTATTGAAGAGGCGATTGCTCGCACAAAACAGGCAAGAACTTATATCTTAGATGAGGTAATGGCAAAGACAATTGAACAGCCAAGACCGGAAGTTGGACCGTATGCACCGAAGATCCGTCAGATGCAGATTGATCCTGCAAAGATTGGTGATGTTGTCGGACAGCGTGGTAAGACAATCAATGCAATTATTGAGCAGACAGGTGTGAAGATTGATATCACAGATGAAGGTTCGGTATCTGTATGTGGTGTTGACGCACAGAAGATGGACGAGGCGATGAAGATGATTGCAACGATTGTGACAGATTTTGAGGCTGGACAGGTATTTGAAGGAAAAGTTGTAAGCATCAAAGAGTTTGGCGCATTTATCGAATTTGCACCGGGAAAAGAAGGAATGGTTCATATTTCTAAAATTTCTAAAGAAAGAATCAAACATGTGGAAGATGTTCTCACACTGGGAGACAAAGTAAAAGTGGTTTGTCTTGGAAAAGATAAGATGGGAAGAATCAGCTTCAGCATGAAAGACGTTGTAGAAGAATAG
- a CDS encoding 2-hydroxyacyl-CoA dehydratase, protein MSNNNLYTLGIDIGSTTVKIAILNEQNEVLFSDYERHFANIQETLSDLLGRAIYKLGAIHVSPVITGSGGLTLAKHLETPFVQEVIAVSTALQDYAPQTDVAIELGGEDAKIIYFEGGNVEQRMNGICAGGTGSFIDQMASLLQTDATGLNEYAKNYKALYSIAARCGVFAKSDIQPLINEGATKEDLSASIFQAVVNQTISGLACGKPIRGHVAFLGGPLHFLSELREAFIRTLKLDDEHIIAPTHSHLFAAIGSALNSKRNLSVSLQELQERLAGHIHMDFEVERLTPLFSSRADYDEFQSRHTKHQVPVADLSSYKGKAFLGIDAGSTTTKAALVGEDGTLLYSFYHSNDGDPLGTTITAIKDIYRQLPKGVTIAHSCSTGYGEALIKSALLLDEGEVETVSHYYAASFFEPDVDCILDIGGQDMKCIKIKNQTVDSVQLNEACSSGCGSFIETFAKSLNYSVEDFAHEALFANHPIDLGTRCTVFMNSKVKQAQKEGASVADISAGLAYSVIKNALFKVIKVSDASELGKRIVVQGGTFYNDAVLRSFETIADCQAVRPDIAGIMGAFGAALIARERFSECKGTTMLSIEEIKHLEYSTSMAKCKGCTNNCRLTINKFSGGRKFITGNRCERGLGKEKSDNGMPNLFAYKMQRYFNYQPLEESEAVRGTVGIPRVLNMYENYPFWFTFFNTLKFRVVLSPASNRKIYELGIESIPSESECYPAKLAHGHVEWLIQQGIPFIFYPCIPYERQEFEDANNHYNCPIVTSYAENIKNNMDEITNGKVNFKNPFMSFKSEDTLSTRLIEELSKEFSIPADEIRQAVHLAWTELAKCREDIRKKGEETIAYLDKTGQRGIVLAGRPYHIDPEVHHGIPELINSYGIAVLTEDSVSHLHKVERPLIVMDQWMYHSRLYAAANYVKTKDNLDLIQLNSFGCGLDAVTTDAVADILTKSGKIYTSLKIDEVNNLGAARIRIRSLLSAIRVREEKHTSREIKPSSIVKVPFTKEMRKNYTILCPQMSPIHFELVEPAFRSCGYNIEVLANDNKSAVNVGLKYVNNDACYPSLMVVGQIMEAILSGKYDTDKIAVIISQTGGGCRASNYIGFIRRALEKAGYAHIPVISINLSGLEENPGFKITLPLVLKGMYAVVFGDIFMRALYRVRPYEAVPGSANALHEKWKKKCIAFVQKKHPGRREFNKMCKEIIEDFDNLPMLDIQKPRVGIVGEILVKFLPAANNYLVELLEQEGAEAVVPDLLDFFLYCFYNSNFKAEKLGMKKATAYKANLGIKALEWFRAPAAKAFAQSKHFDPPAKITDLADMAKDIVSLGNQTGEGWFLTGEMLELIHNGTTNIVCTQPFACLPNHVVGKGVIKELRRRYPLANVVAIDYDPGASEVNQLNRIKLMLSTANKNLSKNN, encoded by the coding sequence ATGAGTAACAATAATTTATATACTTTAGGAATTGATATCGGTTCCACTACTGTAAAAATTGCGATTTTGAACGAGCAAAACGAGGTGCTCTTCTCTGACTATGAGCGTCATTTTGCAAATATTCAAGAGACTCTTTCCGATTTGCTCGGACGTGCAATTTACAAACTGGGAGCCATCCACGTATCGCCGGTCATTACCGGTTCCGGTGGACTGACACTTGCAAAACACTTAGAGACACCATTTGTTCAGGAAGTCATTGCAGTATCTACTGCACTTCAAGACTATGCTCCACAGACAGACGTCGCAATCGAACTTGGTGGAGAAGATGCAAAAATCATCTATTTCGAAGGCGGTAATGTAGAGCAGCGCATGAACGGGATTTGTGCCGGAGGTACCGGTTCTTTCATTGACCAGATGGCTTCTCTGTTACAGACAGACGCAACCGGTCTGAATGAATATGCAAAGAACTACAAAGCTCTCTACTCTATTGCTGCACGTTGTGGTGTATTTGCCAAATCAGATATCCAGCCATTGATCAACGAAGGGGCTACGAAAGAAGATTTGTCCGCCTCTATTTTTCAGGCTGTTGTGAATCAGACGATCAGTGGACTCGCCTGCGGGAAGCCAATCCGCGGGCATGTCGCTTTTTTAGGGGGACCTCTTCACTTCCTTTCTGAATTGCGGGAGGCGTTTATCCGAACATTGAAATTAGATGATGAGCATATTATTGCTCCGACACATTCTCATCTGTTTGCTGCAATTGGTTCTGCACTGAACTCCAAGCGAAATCTGAGTGTTTCTCTTCAGGAGTTGCAGGAGCGCCTTGCCGGACATATCCACATGGACTTTGAGGTTGAACGACTCACCCCACTATTTTCGAGCAGAGCAGACTATGATGAGTTTCAAAGCAGACACACAAAACATCAAGTACCTGTTGCTGATCTCTCCTCTTATAAAGGAAAAGCATTCCTTGGAATTGATGCCGGTTCCACTACTACCAAGGCTGCTTTAGTCGGAGAAGACGGAACTTTACTCTACTCCTTCTATCACAGCAATGATGGAGATCCTCTTGGTACGACAATCACAGCAATCAAAGATATTTACCGTCAGCTTCCAAAAGGAGTCACGATTGCGCACTCCTGCTCTACCGGATATGGCGAAGCACTGATCAAGTCCGCTTTGCTTCTTGATGAAGGCGAAGTGGAAACGGTATCTCATTATTATGCCGCCTCTTTCTTCGAGCCGGATGTAGACTGTATCCTCGACATTGGCGGTCAGGATATGAAATGCATTAAAATTAAGAATCAGACCGTCGACAGCGTTCAGCTAAACGAAGCCTGCTCTTCCGGATGCGGTTCTTTCATTGAAACATTTGCAAAATCATTGAATTACAGCGTGGAGGACTTCGCTCATGAAGCATTGTTCGCCAACCATCCAATCGACCTCGGCACACGCTGTACCGTATTTATGAACTCAAAAGTAAAACAGGCGCAAAAGGAAGGGGCTTCCGTCGCTGATATTTCTGCCGGACTTGCATATTCTGTTATCAAAAACGCACTGTTTAAAGTTATCAAAGTATCCGATGCTTCTGAACTTGGGAAGCGGATCGTCGTGCAGGGCGGTACATTTTATAATGATGCTGTTCTTCGAAGTTTCGAGACAATCGCCGACTGCCAGGCAGTGCGACCGGATATTGCCGGAATCATGGGGGCATTTGGCGCAGCTCTCATTGCGCGCGAACGTTTCAGCGAATGCAAAGGAACTACGATGCTTTCCATTGAAGAGATTAAGCATCTAGAGTACAGTACCAGCATGGCAAAATGTAAAGGCTGTACGAATAACTGTCGTCTGACGATCAATAAATTCAGTGGCGGGCGCAAATTCATTACCGGTAACCGCTGTGAACGTGGTCTTGGAAAAGAAAAATCTGACAACGGTATGCCAAACCTGTTTGCGTACAAAATGCAGCGTTATTTCAATTATCAGCCGCTTGAGGAATCTGAAGCAGTCCGGGGAACTGTTGGCATTCCACGTGTGCTGAATATGTATGAGAACTATCCGTTTTGGTTTACATTTTTCAATACTTTGAAGTTCCGCGTAGTACTTTCTCCGGCTTCCAATCGAAAAATTTATGAACTTGGCATTGAATCAATCCCAAGTGAATCCGAGTGTTATCCGGCAAAACTTGCTCACGGACATGTAGAATGGCTCATTCAGCAGGGAATTCCTTTTATCTTCTACCCTTGTATTCCTTATGAACGACAGGAATTTGAAGATGCCAACAACCATTATAACTGTCCGATTGTTACTTCTTATGCCGAAAATATAAAAAATAACATGGATGAGATCACAAACGGAAAGGTTAATTTCAAGAATCCATTTATGTCGTTTAAAAGCGAAGACACCTTATCAACCCGCCTGATTGAGGAGCTTTCCAAAGAATTTTCAATTCCGGCTGATGAGATCCGACAGGCAGTTCACCTCGCTTGGACAGAGCTCGCCAAATGTCGCGAAGACATTCGCAAAAAAGGAGAAGAAACCATTGCATATTTGGATAAGACCGGTCAACGTGGTATCGTCCTTGCAGGGCGCCCATACCACATCGATCCGGAAGTACACCATGGAATTCCGGAACTGATCAATTCTTATGGAATTGCCGTACTGACAGAAGACTCTGTCTCTCATTTACATAAAGTAGAACGCCCGCTTATCGTAATGGATCAATGGATGTACCACTCACGATTGTATGCAGCCGCTAACTATGTAAAGACAAAAGATAATTTAGATCTGATTCAATTAAATTCTTTTGGTTGTGGTTTGGATGCAGTAACAACCGACGCAGTAGCAGATATTTTGACAAAGTCCGGCAAAATCTACACTTCACTGAAAATCGACGAGGTGAATAACTTAGGTGCCGCGCGAATCCGTATTCGTTCTCTTCTCTCTGCCATCCGCGTCAGAGAAGAAAAACATACTTCACGCGAGATCAAGCCATCCTCTATTGTGAAGGTTCCATTTACGAAAGAGATGCGAAAAAACTACACAATACTTTGCCCGCAGATGTCTCCGATTCACTTCGAGCTTGTAGAACCCGCATTCCGCTCTTGCGGCTACAATATTGAAGTGCTTGCAAATGATAATAAATCCGCGGTAAATGTGGGATTAAAATATGTAAACAACGATGCCTGCTACCCTTCCTTGATGGTAGTTGGTCAGATTATGGAGGCCATTCTTTCCGGAAAGTATGACACAGATAAGATTGCCGTGATCATTTCCCAGACAGGCGGAGGATGTCGTGCTTCCAACTACATCGGATTTATACGACGTGCATTGGAAAAGGCTGGTTATGCACATATTCCGGTTATCTCCATCAATTTAAGCGGACTGGAAGAAAACCCCGGCTTTAAGATTACGCTTCCACTCGTTTTAAAAGGGATGTATGCGGTTGTATTTGGAGATATTTTCATGAGAGCGCTCTATCGTGTCCGCCCATACGAGGCGGTTCCTGGCTCTGCAAATGCTCTCCATGAAAAATGGAAGAAAAAATGTATTGCATTCGTACAGAAAAAGCATCCTGGCAGACGTGAATTCAACAAAATGTGCAAGGAGATCATTGAGGACTTTGACAATCTTCCGATGTTAGATATCCAAAAGCCGCGTGTTGGAATCGTTGGTGAGATTCTTGTAAAATTCCTTCCTGCAGCAAACAACTATCTTGTAGAGCTGTTGGAACAAGAAGGTGCCGAAGCAGTCGTTCCTGATCTGCTGGATTTCTTCTTATACTGTTTCTACAATAGTAACTTCAAAGCAGAAAAACTGGGCATGAAAAAAGCAACTGCCTACAAGGCAAACTTGGGAATCAAAGCACTGGAATGGTTCCGCGCCCCTGCCGCAAAAGCATTTGCGCAAAGTAAGCACTTTGATCCGCCGGCGAAGATTACAGACCTTGCAGATATGGCAAAAGATATTGTTTCTCTCGGAAATCAGACCGGAGAAGGCTGGTTCTTAACCGGAGAGATGTTGGAACTCATTCATAACGGCACGACAAACATTGTCTGCACCCAGCCATTTGCCTGCCTTCCAAACCATGTTGTCGGAAAAGGCGTGATTAAAGAACTGAGACGGCGTTATCCGCTCGCAAACGTCGTTGCCATCGACTACGATCCTGGCGCAAGCGAAGTAAACCAGTTGAATCGTATCAAATTGATGCTGTCAACTGCAAATAAAAACTTAAGCAAAAACAACTAA
- the spoIIIAA gene encoding stage III sporulation protein AA: MEDMKKKNQKKQIIRVLSESVQKIIEQERMDFSELQEIRLRIGQPVTVLYQNEELILPTMYSEKKRLGKQEMKETIEHISNYSLYAYEHELKQGFITIEGGHRVGMAGQVIMEGGKIKNMKYISSINIRVSHEVLDCANKIFPYITYNKQMYHTLIISPPRCGKTTLLRDVIRQISDGNRWIKGCTVGVVDERSELGGCYLGVIQNNLGMRTDILDRCPKADGMIMLIRSMAPQVVAVDEIGAKEDVHAIEYAMHCGCKMLATAHGDSMEEICKKPIFEKLIREKRFERYVILSNRYRLGWIEAVYDENGDLIYREA; encoded by the coding sequence ATGGAGGATATGAAAAAAAAGAATCAAAAAAAGCAGATTATACGAGTGCTTTCGGAATCGGTACAAAAGATTATTGAGCAGGAAAGAATGGACTTTTCAGAACTACAGGAGATACGTTTGAGGATAGGACAGCCTGTGACTGTGCTGTATCAAAATGAGGAACTGATTTTACCGACGATGTATTCCGAGAAAAAAAGGCTCGGGAAACAGGAAATGAAAGAGACGATAGAGCATATCAGTAATTATTCACTTTATGCGTATGAGCATGAATTAAAACAGGGATTTATCACGATTGAAGGAGGACACAGAGTGGGAATGGCGGGACAGGTAATTATGGAAGGGGGAAAAATAAAGAACATGAAGTATATTTCTTCGATTAATATTCGAGTATCACATGAGGTTTTGGACTGCGCAAACAAGATATTTCCCTATATTACATATAATAAACAGATGTATCATACATTGATTATATCACCGCCAAGATGTGGTAAGACAACACTGCTAAGAGATGTGATACGGCAGATTTCTGATGGAAACCGTTGGATTAAAGGCTGTACAGTCGGAGTGGTAGATGAGCGTTCGGAGCTTGGCGGCTGTTATCTTGGAGTCATACAGAATAATCTTGGGATGAGGACGGATATTTTAGACAGGTGTCCGAAAGCGGATGGTATGATCATGCTGATTCGTTCAATGGCGCCACAGGTGGTGGCTGTAGACGAAATCGGTGCGAAGGAAGATGTGCATGCGATTGAGTATGCAATGCACTGTGGGTGCAAAATGTTGGCGACAGCACATGGGGATTCTATGGAAGAAATTTGCAAAAAACCTATTTTTGAAAAATTGATCAGGGAAAAAAGATTTGAGCGCTATGTCATCTTAAGCAACCGATACAGACTTGGATGGATTGAGGCGGTCTATGATGAAAACGGAGATTTAATTTATCGAGAAGCGTGA
- a CDS encoding rhomboid family intramembrane serine protease, whose amino-acid sequence MNWISKLERKFGRYAIQNLMFYVIALYTVGFALSLVAPEFYYQYLSLNIEAVFHGQIWRLVTFLMQPPNSSALFMVFALYLYYMIGRQLEYAWGAFRFNLYFFTGALFHILAAILVYVIAGVSFPLGTFYLNLSLFFAFAALYPNEQFLLFMVIPIKVKYLAWLDAAYFGYAILQAFLPAYGGSVFGIVYKANALAAVVSILNFLIFYVSTRNMKRYSPKEVRRKKAYKKAVYEAKREQHYEGGAKHKCAVCGRTELDDENLEFRYCSKCNGNYEYCQDHLFTHEHVK is encoded by the coding sequence ATGAATTGGATTAGCAAGTTAGAACGGAAGTTTGGACGATATGCAATTCAGAATCTGATGTTTTATGTGATTGCGTTGTATACCGTTGGCTTTGCACTGAGTTTGGTTGCTCCGGAATTCTATTATCAGTATTTGTCACTGAACATAGAAGCGGTGTTTCACGGGCAGATCTGGAGGTTAGTTACATTTTTGATGCAGCCGCCAAATTCGAGTGCGTTGTTTATGGTGTTTGCATTGTATTTATATTATATGATCGGACGTCAGCTTGAATACGCATGGGGAGCTTTTCGATTTAATCTGTATTTCTTTACGGGAGCACTGTTCCACATATTGGCAGCGATTCTCGTGTATGTGATAGCGGGAGTATCCTTCCCACTTGGGACGTTTTACTTGAATTTGTCACTGTTTTTTGCGTTTGCTGCGCTGTATCCGAACGAACAGTTCCTGTTGTTTATGGTGATTCCGATTAAGGTGAAATATCTGGCGTGGCTGGATGCGGCTTATTTTGGATATGCGATTCTGCAGGCATTTTTGCCGGCATATGGAGGAAGCGTATTTGGAATTGTCTATAAGGCAAATGCATTGGCTGCAGTGGTATCCATTTTGAATTTCCTGATTTTCTATGTTTCGACAAGAAATATGAAACGGTATTCGCCGAAGGAAGTTCGTAGGAAAAAGGCTTATAAAAAAGCAGTATATGAGGCAAAAAGAGAGCAGCACTATGAAGGTGGTGCAAAACATAAATGTGCAGTCTGCGGACGCACGGAACTTGATGATGAAAATTTGGAATTTCGTTATTGTTCAAAATGCAATGGGAACTACGAATATTGTCAGGACCATTTGTTTACGCATGAACATGTGAAATAG